Proteins from a genomic interval of Arthrobacter sp. CAN_C5:
- a CDS encoding SHOCT domain-containing protein has product MGLLRGIARTAAISGTATAVSGRVQRRQAERFAEREAAIISERQRAYDQQAAAPPQPPAPPQPPAATQPPAAADPIQQLKDLAALKVQGILTEEEFAAQKARVLGTTS; this is encoded by the coding sequence ATGGGATTACTCCGCGGAATCGCCAGAACCGCTGCCATCTCGGGAACCGCCACGGCCGTCAGCGGCCGGGTCCAGCGACGCCAGGCCGAACGGTTCGCCGAGCGTGAAGCAGCGATCATCTCGGAACGCCAGCGGGCCTACGATCAGCAGGCTGCCGCACCGCCGCAACCCCCGGCACCGCCGCAACCCCCGGCAGCGACGCAGCCACCGGCAGCTGCAGATCCGATCCAGCAACTCAAGGACCTCGCGGCACTTAAAGTCCAGGGCATCCTGACCGAGGAGGAGTTCGCCGCCCAGAAAGCACGGGTCCTGGGGACTACGTCCTAG
- a CDS encoding DUF6325 family protein produces MSTAPAEVLGPVDYVLLEFPHGRFTGEASDALRNIVDSGVIRLYDLTVISKDPDGAVTVLDLTQATPDAGGFDLFAGARSNLLTTTTTTCARLPTHSNPIP; encoded by the coding sequence GTGAGCACAGCACCGGCCGAAGTACTTGGCCCAGTCGACTACGTCCTTCTCGAGTTCCCGCACGGCCGGTTCACCGGCGAGGCAAGCGATGCACTCCGGAACATCGTGGACAGCGGGGTGATCCGCCTTTATGACCTGACGGTCATCAGCAAAGACCCGGACGGTGCAGTCACCGTGCTGGACCTCACCCAGGCAACGCCCGACGCCGGCGGTTTTGACCTTTTCGCGGGCGCCCGGTCCAACCTGCTGACGACGACGACGACGACCTGCGCCAGGCTGCCAACGCACTCGAACCCAATACCGTAG
- a CDS encoding SRPBCC domain-containing protein → MTEPEFVHETEIATSPLRLWEALTEGDVTRRYWSGRRLESTWVPGSPIRFYDGSSETITHHGVVLEADEPRRLSYTFREVPEGEDGLTDPQEDAATRVSVDLDQISGGGMRFRLTHDRLASPSEVDAVGAEWAPVLTNLQSLLENDNAQYPAPGNS, encoded by the coding sequence ATGACAGAGCCTGAGTTCGTGCATGAAACCGAAATTGCCACCTCCCCCCTCCGGCTGTGGGAAGCGCTGACCGAAGGCGACGTGACCCGGCGCTACTGGTCCGGACGCCGCCTGGAATCCACCTGGGTCCCCGGGTCCCCCATCCGCTTCTACGACGGGAGTTCGGAGACCATCACCCACCACGGCGTGGTCCTGGAAGCCGACGAGCCCCGCCGCCTGTCCTACACGTTCCGTGAGGTCCCCGAGGGCGAGGATGGGCTCACCGACCCGCAGGAGGACGCCGCCACCCGGGTGAGCGTGGACCTGGACCAGATCAGCGGCGGCGGCATGCGATTCCGCCTCACCCATGACCGGCTGGCATCACCATCGGAGGTCGACGCGGTAGGCGCTGAATGGGCGCCAGTGCTGACGAACCTGCAGTCGCTGCTGGAGAACGACAACGCGCAGTACCCCGCCCCCGGCAACAGCTAA
- a CDS encoding type III polyketide synthase: MTVIMRSLETAVPETVMVQSDVRDVFAAQPGLSRLGTRLVGAAFDSSGIERRYTAVKEMTLEASSEDPVFFDAADRRILSPSTKVRNEVYAEEGTKLFIEAASKALAAADGIEAADITHVITVSCTGFFNPGPDYKVVRALGLSPAAQRYHLGFMGCYAAFPALRAAKSFCEAEPDAVVLVVAAELCSLHVRSSNNPDTIVGSSLFADGAAAAVISAREYTPTAPALSLDFFETVLTPVGEESMAWNIGDEGFEMVLGTYVPHIIDEHIVGALEPLLARDETLANLQYKDIEHWAIHPGGRSILDKVEAKLDLKEDQLVPARETLRDYGNMSSATVMFVLKHILEQPFDGQDERICSMAFGPGLTVETALLTKVGP; this comes from the coding sequence ATGACAGTAATCATGAGGTCCCTTGAAACCGCCGTTCCAGAGACCGTCATGGTGCAGTCTGATGTGAGGGACGTCTTCGCCGCCCAACCCGGGCTGAGCCGGCTCGGCACCCGCCTGGTGGGTGCGGCGTTCGATTCGTCAGGCATTGAACGCCGGTACACGGCGGTGAAGGAAATGACGCTGGAAGCCTCCTCCGAGGACCCCGTGTTCTTCGACGCTGCTGACCGGCGTATCCTCTCCCCCAGCACGAAGGTCCGCAACGAGGTGTACGCGGAAGAGGGCACCAAGCTGTTCATCGAGGCGGCCAGCAAGGCCCTTGCCGCCGCCGACGGGATCGAAGCGGCCGACATCACCCATGTCATCACCGTGTCCTGCACCGGGTTCTTCAATCCCGGGCCGGATTACAAGGTGGTCCGCGCCCTCGGGTTGAGCCCCGCCGCGCAGCGCTACCACCTGGGTTTCATGGGCTGCTACGCGGCGTTCCCGGCCCTGCGCGCCGCGAAATCCTTCTGCGAGGCCGAGCCGGACGCCGTCGTCCTGGTGGTGGCCGCCGAACTTTGCTCTCTGCATGTCCGCTCCTCGAACAACCCGGACACCATTGTGGGATCCTCCCTGTTTGCCGACGGCGCCGCCGCTGCGGTGATCAGCGCCCGCGAGTACACGCCCACGGCACCCGCGCTGAGCCTCGACTTTTTCGAGACGGTCCTGACCCCGGTGGGCGAAGAATCAATGGCCTGGAACATCGGTGACGAGGGGTTCGAGATGGTGCTCGGAACCTACGTACCGCACATCATCGACGAGCACATCGTGGGTGCACTGGAACCCCTCCTCGCCCGCGACGAAACCCTCGCCAACCTGCAGTACAAGGACATTGAGCACTGGGCCATCCACCCGGGTGGGCGCAGCATCCTGGACAAGGTCGAGGCCAAGCTGGACCTCAAGGAGGACCAGCTGGTGCCGGCACGGGAAACGCTGCGCGACTACGGAAACATGTCCAGCGCGACCGTGATGTTCGTGTTGAAGCACATCCTTGAGCAGCCCTTCGACGGCCAGGACGAGCGGATCTGCTCCATGGCGTTTGGCCCCGGCCTCACCGTGGAGACCGCCTTGCTCACCAAGGTGGGTCCCTGA
- a CDS encoding class I SAM-dependent methyltransferase: protein MQFLAHRDLHAVEEMDKPDCDPLLLDRTYAQFGLINATVAGWRRTWAQQIRPHLSTSRPSTLLDIGSGGGDMPRAFARWAARDGLQLSILAIDPDERAHAFAVRQPPLPGLRFRRAFSAELVAEGERFDVVTSNHLLHHLTPEQLTGLLADSEQLTRRVAVHNDIERSRLGYLLFSVGTLPLRRSLIRQDGLTSIRRSYTAAELEKATPPQWTVTGRFPSHNLLVHRASDA, encoded by the coding sequence GTGCAGTTCCTCGCTCACCGCGACCTGCATGCGGTGGAGGAGATGGACAAACCGGACTGCGACCCGCTGCTGCTGGATCGGACCTACGCCCAGTTTGGGCTGATCAATGCCACCGTCGCCGGCTGGCGACGCACCTGGGCGCAGCAGATCCGACCGCACCTGTCGACGTCGCGCCCCTCGACGCTGCTCGACATCGGATCCGGCGGCGGGGACATGCCGCGGGCGTTCGCCCGGTGGGCGGCACGGGATGGATTGCAGCTGTCCATCCTGGCCATTGACCCCGATGAACGGGCCCACGCTTTCGCCGTCAGGCAGCCCCCACTCCCGGGGCTTCGCTTCCGGCGGGCCTTCAGCGCCGAGCTGGTCGCGGAGGGTGAGCGGTTCGACGTCGTCACCTCCAACCACCTGCTGCACCATCTGACCCCTGAGCAGCTGACCGGGCTGCTGGCCGACTCGGAGCAGCTGACCCGGCGCGTCGCCGTGCACAACGACATTGAGCGCAGCCGGCTGGGCTACCTGCTCTTCTCCGTGGGCACCCTGCCCCTGCGCCGGTCACTGATCCGGCAGGACGGGCTGACCTCGATCCGCCGCAGCTACACGGCCGCTGAACTGGAGAAGGCTACCCCGCCCCAGTGGACGGTCACGGGAAGGTTCCCCTCGCACAACCTGCTGGTCCACCGGGCGTCCGATGCATGA
- a CDS encoding NAD(P)/FAD-dependent oxidoreductase, producing the protein MHDVILVGGGPVGLYAAILLRQAGLDVLVLEQRTTRSNHSRAIGIHPPALQALAEAGVADELMLRGVKIREGVARSAGREVTRLSFTGLPGDYPFVLAVPQVQTERVLEDRLAEVAPGSFRRGVEVTGVFDTGPSMLVTTASGEVLQAQLVIGADGGKSTVRASAGVTSSLQHYPDTYLMGDFADTSEDRSSAVLYLEPDGIVESFPLPDGVRRWVVRTPSLIDSPTAAMLGQLILDRTGVSVDVGSTSMLSAFGVHRRLARRFVVGRTVLIGDAAHQVSPIGGQGMNLGWLDVTALVPIITASLIDGADVGQALAEFDAGRRRAARTAARQAHLNMALGRPLPAPVLALRNALFGRGNRVPAVHDTIARTFTMQ; encoded by the coding sequence ATGCATGACGTGATCCTCGTCGGAGGAGGTCCGGTGGGTCTGTACGCGGCGATCCTGCTCCGCCAGGCCGGCCTCGACGTGCTGGTCCTGGAGCAGCGGACCACGCGGAGCAACCATTCGCGGGCCATCGGCATTCACCCTCCCGCACTGCAGGCGCTGGCGGAGGCGGGAGTGGCCGACGAGCTGATGCTTCGCGGCGTCAAAATCCGCGAGGGGGTGGCACGGAGCGCAGGCCGGGAGGTGACCCGCCTGTCCTTCACCGGGCTGCCCGGCGACTACCCGTTTGTCCTCGCCGTCCCGCAGGTCCAGACGGAGCGGGTGCTTGAGGACCGGCTCGCCGAGGTCGCGCCCGGGTCCTTCCGCCGGGGTGTCGAAGTGACCGGCGTGTTTGATACGGGCCCGTCAATGCTGGTGACCACAGCCTCCGGGGAGGTCCTGCAGGCGCAGCTGGTAATCGGGGCCGACGGCGGCAAAAGCACCGTCCGCGCCAGCGCCGGCGTCACCTCGTCGCTGCAGCACTACCCGGACACCTACCTGATGGGCGACTTCGCGGACACCTCGGAGGACCGGTCGTCAGCGGTGCTGTACCTGGAACCGGACGGCATCGTCGAGTCCTTCCCGCTCCCGGACGGGGTGCGGCGCTGGGTGGTGCGGACGCCGTCGCTCATCGACTCCCCCACTGCCGCGATGCTGGGGCAGCTGATCCTCGACCGGACCGGCGTTTCAGTGGACGTCGGCAGCACCTCGATGCTGAGCGCTTTCGGCGTACACCGGCGGCTGGCCCGGCGCTTCGTGGTGGGCCGGACCGTGCTGATCGGCGATGCTGCGCACCAGGTCAGCCCCATCGGCGGGCAGGGCATGAACCTTGGCTGGCTCGACGTCACCGCCCTGGTGCCGATCATCACCGCCTCCCTGATCGACGGAGCCGACGTGGGTCAGGCGTTGGCCGAATTCGATGCGGGCCGTCGCCGGGCAGCCAGGACCGCTGCCCGGCAGGCCCACCTGAACATGGCCCTGGGACGCCCGCTCCCGGCGCCGGTCCTGGCCCTTCGGAACGCGCTCTTCGGCCGGGGCAACCGGGTGCCCGCGGTTCACGACACGATTGCCCGCACCTTCACCATGCAGTAA
- a CDS encoding thiamine pyrophosphate-binding protein, with amino-acid sequence MVTTDSVAAAPPQPLTGERNGGDLVVETLSALGATTVFGIPGQHALGLFDALSRSDLRFVSSRVENNSAFAADGFSRATGQVGVLFLSTGPGALTALAGLQEAYATGVPMVVIASQIPLEGLGARRKGMLHQLDDQKASAANVTKSQRLIQHASGIPSAIQDAWTEAVSSPQGPVWIEVPQNVLLDPVMVPQVEDALAEPFDNPPRVELVREAVKWLTESKRPAIVAGGGTRRGKAEHWLLSIAEKLGAPVLCSPGGNGAFPWEHELSLQAWVEDRYVTEVLEDADVVLVVGSSLGEVTSNYFTLEPRGRIIQIDAEPRVLESNRPALGIRADAGQALSALDEALPTLERDRTDGYDAVALVAETLAKVQGRLDSQDLAMERTFMADIRAAAPAGLQTYWDMTIAAYWAWSCWDAKDGQFHSAQGAGGLGYGFPGAIGGAVGLGERVLAVSGDGSSMYSIAELATAKQHNLPVTWLIVDDGGYGILREYMEGAFGKATATELTRPDFVKLAEAFGVPAVKVAPGDVRQALEDSFAAEGPNVVVVETLLRLFAPTHL; translated from the coding sequence ATGGTCACCACCGACAGTGTCGCAGCAGCACCCCCGCAGCCCCTCACCGGAGAACGCAACGGCGGGGACCTCGTCGTCGAAACCCTCAGCGCGCTGGGCGCCACCACGGTGTTCGGCATCCCCGGCCAGCATGCCCTGGGCCTGTTTGACGCGCTCTCGCGCTCGGACCTGCGCTTCGTATCCTCCCGGGTGGAAAACAACTCGGCGTTCGCCGCCGACGGATTTTCCCGCGCTACCGGACAGGTAGGAGTGCTGTTCCTATCCACCGGGCCGGGCGCCCTGACGGCGCTCGCGGGCCTGCAGGAGGCCTACGCCACCGGCGTACCGATGGTGGTCATCGCCAGCCAGATCCCGCTGGAGGGCCTCGGCGCCCGGCGCAAGGGCATGCTTCACCAGCTTGATGACCAGAAGGCCTCGGCCGCCAACGTCACCAAGAGCCAGCGGCTGATCCAGCACGCGTCGGGTATCCCCTCAGCCATTCAGGACGCCTGGACCGAGGCCGTCTCCTCCCCGCAGGGTCCGGTCTGGATCGAGGTGCCGCAGAATGTCCTGCTGGACCCGGTGATGGTGCCGCAGGTCGAGGATGCGCTCGCCGAGCCGTTCGACAACCCGCCCCGGGTGGAACTGGTCCGGGAGGCAGTGAAGTGGCTGACCGAATCCAAGCGGCCCGCCATTGTCGCCGGCGGCGGCACGCGTCGCGGCAAAGCCGAGCACTGGTTGCTCTCCATCGCTGAGAAGCTCGGCGCCCCCGTCCTGTGCTCGCCCGGTGGGAACGGTGCATTCCCCTGGGAACACGAGCTGTCCCTGCAGGCGTGGGTGGAAGACCGTTACGTCACCGAGGTCCTCGAGGACGCCGACGTCGTTCTCGTGGTCGGTTCCTCCCTCGGCGAGGTGACCAGCAACTACTTCACCCTCGAACCCCGCGGGCGCATCATCCAGATCGATGCCGAACCCCGGGTCCTGGAATCCAACCGACCGGCTCTGGGCATCCGCGCCGACGCCGGCCAGGCGCTCTCCGCACTGGACGAGGCGCTGCCAACGCTCGAGCGTGACCGCACCGACGGGTATGACGCCGTCGCACTGGTTGCCGAGACCCTCGCCAAGGTGCAGGGCCGGCTGGACTCCCAGGACCTCGCGATGGAGCGCACGTTCATGGCGGACATCCGCGCCGCCGCACCCGCCGGGCTCCAGACCTACTGGGACATGACGATCGCGGCCTACTGGGCCTGGAGCTGCTGGGATGCCAAGGATGGCCAGTTCCATTCGGCGCAGGGTGCCGGCGGGCTGGGCTATGGATTCCCCGGGGCCATTGGTGGCGCCGTCGGGCTGGGGGAACGCGTCCTCGCGGTGTCCGGTGACGGCTCGTCGATGTACTCGATCGCCGAGTTGGCGACCGCCAAGCAGCACAACCTGCCGGTCACCTGGCTGATTGTCGACGACGGCGGCTACGGGATCCTCCGTGAATACATGGAGGGTGCGTTCGGGAAGGCCACCGCCACCGAGCTGACCCGCCCCGACTTCGTCAAACTCGCCGAGGCGTTCGGCGTGCCGGCGGTCAAGGTGGCGCCGGGCGATGTGCGGCAGGCGCTGGAGGACAGTTTCGCCGCCGAGGGGCCGAACGTCGTCGTCGTCGAAACCCTGCTGCGGCTCTTCGCCCCGACCCACCTCTAG
- the speB gene encoding agmatinase — translation MDQPRVTANGNIGPIDSSRIPRYAGAATYARLPRLDEVERADIAVVGVPFDSGVSYRPGARFGSNHIRESSRLLRPYNPALDISPFERVQVADAGDMAVNPFNINEAIETIQQNALDLTRDGAKLVTLGGDHTIALPLLRAASERAGQPVAMLHFDAHLDTWDTYFGAEYTHGTPFRRAVEEGILDTEAISHVGTRGPLYGVKDLEDDRRFGFGIVTSSDVFRQGVDEVVAKLRDRIGNRPLYISVDIDVLDPAHAPGTGTPEAGGITSRELLEILRGMRGMNLVGADVVEVAPAYDHAEITGVAASHVAYDLVSLMADQATSTRATPNSTTEER, via the coding sequence ATGGACCAGCCGCGCGTCACGGCCAATGGAAATATTGGCCCCATCGACTCTTCACGGATTCCCCGGTACGCCGGCGCCGCGACCTATGCCCGGCTGCCACGGCTCGATGAGGTGGAACGCGCCGACATCGCCGTCGTCGGTGTCCCCTTCGACTCGGGTGTCTCCTACCGGCCCGGGGCGCGGTTCGGGTCGAACCACATCCGCGAGTCCTCGCGCCTGCTCCGGCCGTATAACCCGGCCCTGGACATCTCCCCGTTTGAGCGGGTGCAGGTTGCCGACGCCGGCGACATGGCGGTCAACCCGTTCAACATCAACGAGGCGATCGAAACCATCCAGCAGAATGCGCTGGACCTGACCCGCGACGGCGCCAAACTGGTGACCCTCGGTGGCGACCACACCATTGCTTTGCCGCTGCTGCGTGCCGCCTCCGAACGGGCAGGCCAGCCCGTGGCGATGCTGCACTTCGACGCCCACCTCGACACCTGGGATACCTATTTCGGCGCCGAGTACACGCACGGCACCCCGTTCCGCCGTGCCGTTGAAGAGGGAATCCTCGACACCGAAGCCATCTCCCACGTAGGTACCCGCGGACCGCTGTACGGGGTGAAGGACCTTGAGGACGATCGCCGGTTCGGCTTCGGCATTGTCACCTCCTCCGACGTGTTCCGTCAGGGTGTGGACGAGGTGGTAGCCAAGCTGCGTGACCGGATCGGGAACCGTCCGCTCTATATCTCAGTGGATATCGATGTGCTGGATCCCGCTCATGCCCCCGGCACGGGAACCCCCGAGGCTGGCGGCATCACCAGCCGCGAACTACTGGAAATTCTCCGCGGGATGCGTGGGATGAACCTGGTCGGCGCCGACGTCGTCGAGGTGGCCCCGGCCTACGACCACGCGGAAATCACCGGCGTTGCCGCCTCCCACGTCGCCTATGACCTGGTCAGCCTGATGGCCGACCAGGCAACCTCCACCCGCGCCACCCCGAACAGCACAACAGAGGAACGCTAA
- a CDS encoding amino acid transporter: MCLTGVDYFSTLGYQPAIAAVAAGVLSPIATIVLVLVTLLGALPVYKRVAEESPHGEGSIAMLERLLPRWSGKLFVLVLLGFAATSFLITMTLSAADASAHLIENPFAPGWMHGQEVIITLVFLGLLSVVFLRGFREAVGIAVALVTVFLTLNLVVITVALGQVVLDPPLVQDWWTALNTQHGNPMLMVVVALLIFPRLALGLSGFETGVVVMPLIKGHPGDEHADLAGRIAGAKKLLTSAALIMSGFLITSSLATTVLIPAAEFQEGGEANGRALAYLAHKYFGDGFGTAYDISTIAILWFAGASAMTGLLNLVPRYLPRYGMAPDWSRAVRPLVIVFTAVAFLVTIAFRADVEAQGGAYATGVLVLITSASVAVTLSARRRRQRLATVGFGAVTVVLSLTTLINMVERPDGVRIAGLFILGIVVVSFASRFRRAFELRSTGIRLDDEALRFVASTDDGEILLIAHEPQRLSAGAYRRKLEHACTVSHLTPADNPLFIEVTVDDSSEFATALQVRGITRHGYRILEVHGSNVPTTIAAVMLHIRDITGLMPHVYFRWTEGHPLTNLFKFLITGEGEIAPVTREVLREAEPDVSRRPWVHVG, encoded by the coding sequence ATGTGCCTGACCGGCGTCGACTACTTCTCCACGCTCGGCTACCAGCCGGCCATCGCCGCCGTCGCCGCCGGCGTGCTCTCCCCCATCGCGACGATCGTCCTGGTCCTGGTCACCTTGCTCGGCGCCCTTCCCGTCTACAAGCGGGTCGCCGAGGAGAGCCCCCACGGCGAGGGCTCAATCGCCATGCTGGAGCGGCTCCTCCCCCGCTGGAGTGGAAAGCTGTTTGTGCTGGTCCTCCTCGGGTTCGCCGCCACCAGCTTCCTGATCACCATGACGCTGTCGGCAGCCGATGCCAGCGCCCACCTGATTGAGAACCCGTTTGCACCCGGCTGGATGCACGGCCAGGAAGTGATCATCACCCTGGTCTTCCTGGGACTGCTTTCGGTGGTGTTCCTGCGGGGATTCCGGGAGGCCGTGGGGATCGCCGTCGCACTGGTTACCGTTTTCCTGACCTTGAACCTGGTGGTCATCACCGTGGCCCTGGGCCAGGTAGTGCTTGATCCTCCCCTGGTCCAGGACTGGTGGACGGCCCTGAACACCCAGCACGGCAACCCGATGCTGATGGTGGTCGTGGCACTGCTGATCTTCCCCCGACTGGCGTTGGGCCTCTCGGGCTTCGAAACCGGCGTCGTCGTCATGCCCCTCATCAAAGGGCACCCGGGCGATGAGCACGCAGACCTCGCGGGCCGCATCGCCGGGGCCAAGAAGCTCCTCACCTCCGCAGCCCTGATCATGAGTGGCTTCCTCATCACCTCGAGCCTCGCGACCACCGTCCTGATTCCCGCTGCCGAATTTCAGGAGGGTGGCGAGGCCAACGGCCGCGCCCTCGCCTATCTGGCGCATAAATACTTCGGTGACGGCTTCGGCACCGCCTATGACATCAGCACCATCGCCATCCTCTGGTTCGCTGGGGCGTCGGCCATGACCGGTCTGCTGAACCTGGTCCCCCGCTACCTACCCCGCTACGGAATGGCACCCGACTGGTCCCGGGCCGTCCGCCCACTGGTGATCGTGTTCACCGCCGTCGCTTTCCTGGTCACCATCGCATTCCGGGCCGACGTCGAGGCGCAGGGCGGAGCCTACGCCACCGGCGTCCTGGTGCTGATCACCTCCGCGTCCGTCGCCGTCACCCTGTCCGCGCGACGCCGGAGGCAGCGCCTGGCGACGGTGGGCTTCGGCGCCGTGACCGTGGTCCTGTCGCTGACTACCCTGATCAACATGGTGGAACGTCCCGACGGCGTCCGGATCGCCGGACTGTTCATCCTCGGAATCGTGGTGGTGTCCTTTGCCTCCCGCTTCCGCCGCGCATTCGAGCTGCGCAGCACCGGGATCAGACTCGATGACGAGGCGCTACGGTTCGTGGCGTCCACCGACGACGGCGAGATCCTCCTCATCGCACATGAGCCGCAACGGCTCTCCGCCGGGGCCTACCGCAGGAAGCTGGAACATGCGTGCACGGTCAGCCACCTGACCCCGGCTGACAACCCGCTCTTCATCGAGGTGACTGTCGACGACTCCTCCGAGTTCGCCACCGCTCTCCAGGTGCGCGGAATCACCCGGCACGGGTACCGGATCCTCGAAGTGCACGGGTCGAATGTGCCCACCACCATTGCCGCGGTGATGCTGCATATCAGGGACATCACCGGCCTGATGCCGCACGTGTACTTCCGGTGGACCGAGGGGCACCCGCTCACCAACCTGTTCAAGTTCCTCATCACCGGTGAGGGGGAGATTGCGCCGGTGACCCGCGAGGTGCTGCGCGAGGCGGAGCCCGACGTGAGCCGCAGGCCCTGGGTGCACGTCGGTTAG
- a CDS encoding helix-turn-helix domain-containing protein produces MKALPVEPSNAPVAIGSRIRAARQAQRMTIEQVAAATGLTKGFLSRVERDLTSPSVASLVTLCQVLSVSIGDLFLVPETHLTRLGEAPHISLGGEGINERLITARSERRLQMIRAVIAPHGRGEAELYSVDCEVETLHVIAGSFVLIFSNDRYELEAGDTVTFPGREPHTWFNPTGVEATVLWTLVPAASGG; encoded by the coding sequence GTGAAGGCTCTGCCTGTAGAACCCAGTAACGCCCCCGTAGCCATTGGATCGCGGATCCGCGCGGCGCGGCAGGCCCAGCGCATGACCATCGAACAGGTGGCCGCCGCGACCGGTCTCACCAAGGGTTTTCTGAGCAGGGTGGAACGTGACCTCACGTCGCCGTCGGTCGCCTCCCTGGTCACTCTTTGCCAAGTGCTGTCGGTGTCGATAGGTGATCTGTTTCTGGTGCCTGAGACGCACCTCACCCGGCTCGGGGAGGCGCCGCACATCAGCCTCGGCGGGGAAGGCATCAACGAGCGGTTGATCACTGCGCGTTCGGAGCGCCGGCTGCAGATGATCCGCGCGGTGATCGCACCGCACGGTCGCGGTGAGGCCGAGCTCTACTCGGTGGACTGCGAGGTGGAAACCCTCCACGTCATCGCCGGAAGTTTTGTGTTGATCTTCTCGAACGACCGCTATGAGCTGGAGGCAGGGGACACCGTGACCTTCCCCGGACGCGAACCACACACCTGGTTCAACCCCACCGGCGTCGAGGCGACCGTGCTCTGGACCCTCGTCCCGGCGGCATCCGGCGGGTAG
- a CDS encoding sodium:solute symporter has protein sequence MEFINIAIVVVYLVGMLAFGWWGKSRTKNTSDYLVAGRRLGPLLYTGTMAAVVLGGASTVGGVGLGYTYGISGMWLVVAIGFGVLLLSLLFAPTLQKLKIYTVSQMLTLRYGTEATKASGIVMLAYTLMLCATSTGAYATIFVVLFGWDRAVSIAVGGAIVLIYSTIGGMWSITLADMAQFIIKTVGVFALMLPFALINAGGFSGISERAGAEFFSITGIGLQSIITYFVVYTLGLLIGQDIWQRVFTARTPTVARWGGVTAGVYCILYGVAGAVIGMSASVILPNIESQDDVYADIAINVLPIGIGGLVLAAAVAAMMSTASGSLIAAATVARADVVPFVSSWFGRSGQTSIDTTTEADAENPEHDVTANRWWVLGLGLVAIALAVIVQDVVAALTIAYAILVGGLLVSILGGLVWKRATGVAAAASMAAGTVFTLGTMIYLEVNAENQYDGIYANDPIYWGLGASAIVFIAVSFLTKRTDPTVMAAWERRVAGAAEDEVPVADTRRAARR, from the coding sequence ATGGAATTCATCAACATTGCGATCGTGGTGGTCTACCTCGTGGGCATGCTGGCGTTCGGCTGGTGGGGCAAGTCACGCACCAAGAACACCAGCGACTATCTCGTCGCTGGCCGCCGCCTCGGCCCCCTCCTTTACACCGGGACCATGGCGGCCGTCGTTCTCGGTGGCGCCTCCACCGTCGGCGGCGTTGGCCTCGGCTACACCTACGGCATCTCCGGCATGTGGCTCGTCGTCGCCATCGGCTTTGGGGTGCTGCTGCTCAGCCTCCTCTTTGCCCCTACCCTGCAGAAGCTGAAGATCTACACGGTCTCGCAGATGCTCACCCTGCGCTACGGCACCGAGGCCACCAAGGCCTCAGGCATCGTGATGCTGGCCTACACGCTGATGCTGTGCGCCACTTCGACCGGCGCCTACGCCACCATCTTCGTGGTGTTGTTCGGCTGGGACCGGGCCGTTTCCATCGCCGTCGGCGGCGCGATCGTCCTGATCTACTCGACGATCGGTGGCATGTGGTCCATCACCCTCGCGGACATGGCGCAGTTCATCATCAAGACCGTGGGTGTGTTTGCCCTGATGCTCCCGTTTGCGCTCATCAACGCCGGCGGATTCAGCGGCATCTCCGAGCGCGCCGGTGCCGAATTCTTCAGCATCACCGGCATCGGCCTGCAAAGCATCATCACCTACTTCGTGGTCTACACCCTGGGCCTGCTCATCGGTCAGGACATCTGGCAGCGCGTCTTCACGGCACGGACCCCCACGGTCGCCCGCTGGGGCGGCGTCACCGCTGGCGTGTACTGCATTCTCTACGGCGTAGCCGGTGCCGTCATCGGCATGTCAGCCAGCGTCATCCTGCCCAACATCGAATCCCAGGACGATGTGTACGCGGACATCGCGATCAACGTCCTGCCGATCGGCATTGGCGGACTGGTCCTCGCGGCAGCCGTCGCGGCCATGATGTCCACCGCCTCCGGTTCACTGATCGCGGCAGCAACCGTGGCGCGGGCCGACGTCGTCCCGTTTGTCAGCAGCTGGTTCGGACGCAGCGGCCAGACCAGCATCGATACCACCACCGAAGCCGACGCCGAAAATCCCGAGCACGACGTCACCGCCAACCGCTGGTGGGTGCTGGGCCTGGGCCTGGTCGCCATCGCACTGGCCGTCATCGTCCAGGACGTCGTCGCCGCGCTGACCATTGCGTACGCCATTCTGGTGGGCGGCCTCCTGGTATCCATCCTCGGTGGACTGGTGTGGAAGCGTGCCACCGGCGTCGCAGCAGCGGCCTCAATGGCCGCAGGTACGGTCTTCACCCTCGGCACCATGATCTACCTTGAGGTCAACGCCGAGAACCAGTACGACGGCATTTACGCCAATGACCCGATCTACTGGGGTCTTGGCGCGTCGGCCATCGTGTTCATCGCCGTCTCGTTCCTGACCAAGCGCACCGACCCAACGGTCATGGCCGCCTGGGAACGGCGCGTGGCAGGTGCCGCTGAAGACGAGGTTCCCGTCGCCGATACCCGGCGGGCAGCCCGCCGCTAG